From the Bacteroidales bacterium genome, one window contains:
- a CDS encoding acyloxyacyl hydrolase, producing the protein MKSFLPLFLLVISIQSYSQDSLYSGRTRDFPGISVSYHKGDVLQTTDFVKGDNLSHRPITQHQSISLKLLWQNPGYTEWQKIFKGPYYGIGFYAGDFYNAREIGYPLSAYGVLGIPIIRGKKLELYTEFQYGVAWNWAHYDSIHNPKNLAIGGGLTVHLDIGVNAWYPLTKYLDLGAGVSFTHFSNGGFERPNRGMNLYAPFAELKYHFRGRPETRTIEKAGRADRHHGFYFMMGYGDHQRVDYELDSNYFAVGGLSAFYLYQFSNAFRAGIGTDLNYWWGLNANPDGTIGPRTFENFTV; encoded by the coding sequence ATGAAATCGTTCCTTCCACTATTTCTCCTGGTTATTTCAATTCAAAGCTATTCTCAAGATTCCCTTTATTCCGGCAGAACCCGCGACTTTCCGGGCATTTCGGTCAGTTATCATAAAGGGGATGTCCTACAAACGACTGATTTTGTGAAAGGTGATAATCTTTCGCATAGGCCTATCACCCAACATCAATCCATTTCCTTAAAACTACTATGGCAGAATCCGGGTTATACCGAATGGCAAAAAATCTTTAAGGGGCCTTATTATGGTATTGGTTTTTATGCCGGCGACTTCTATAATGCCCGTGAAATCGGTTATCCGCTTTCAGCTTATGGAGTGTTGGGAATACCCATCATTCGGGGCAAAAAGCTGGAACTTTATACTGAATTCCAATACGGTGTTGCCTGGAACTGGGCACATTACGACTCCATTCACAATCCGAAAAACCTTGCGATCGGCGGTGGACTCACAGTACACCTTGACATTGGAGTGAATGCCTGGTATCCTTTGACAAAGTACCTGGATCTCGGTGCGGGTGTCAGTTTCACCCACTTTTCCAACGGAGGCTTTGAACGGCCAAACCGGGGAATGAACCTTTATGCCCCTTTTGCCGAACTTAAATATCATTTCAGGGGAAGGCCTGAAACGCGAACTATTGAGAAAGCTGGCAGGGCTGACCGACACCATGGATTTTATTTTATGATGGGATATGGCGATCATCAGCGCGTTGACTACGAACTCGATTCCAACTATTTTGCAGTGGGAGGCCTAAGTGCATTCTATCTTTATCAGTTCAGCAATGCATTCAGGGCTGGTATTGGTACGGATCTCAACTATTGGTGGGGGCTAAATGCCAATCCCGACGGGACGATTGGTCCTCGCACATTTGAAAATTTCACAGTATGA
- a CDS encoding class I SAM-dependent methyltransferase has product MIDSNIFNPKSPKFHIKKYLEGIRNELVGKCVMDIPAGNGVTSELLLEMGANVEAFDLFPDYFMLKEVKCNFADVMQSIPVADDHADMIICQEGIEHFSDQLKVFKEFNRVLKMNGQLLITTPSYSNIRSRISYLLFESENFRKMPPNEIDDIWMSDKSLHQEIYHGHIFLIGLQKLRILATLAGFRISEVRYTRISKASVILFPFFYPFIFLSSILRYYRCLRKHKNLNPETVKRIYSEQLKLNIHPANLLNHHTFMIFKKENELKDLDFRQESLVKPFGEIM; this is encoded by the coding sequence ATGATTGATTCGAATATCTTTAATCCAAAAAGTCCAAAGTTTCATATCAAAAAATACCTCGAAGGGATCAGGAATGAACTGGTTGGCAAATGTGTCATGGATATTCCTGCAGGGAATGGGGTGACCAGCGAACTACTGCTGGAAATGGGAGCGAACGTTGAAGCATTTGACCTATTTCCTGATTATTTCATGCTCAAGGAGGTTAAGTGCAATTTCGCGGATGTGATGCAAAGTATTCCTGTTGCAGATGACCATGCCGATATGATCATCTGCCAGGAAGGAATTGAACACTTCAGTGACCAGCTCAAAGTGTTCAAAGAATTCAACAGGGTTCTGAAAATGAATGGCCAACTACTGATTACCACTCCTTCCTATTCTAACATACGATCCAGGATCTCCTATCTTTTATTTGAAAGTGAGAACTTCCGGAAAATGCCTCCCAATGAAATTGATGATATCTGGATGTCGGATAAAAGCCTGCACCAGGAGATTTACCATGGACATATTTTCCTCATTGGGTTGCAGAAACTCAGAATACTTGCAACACTAGCCGGATTCAGAATCAGTGAGGTCCGTTATACCAGGATCAGCAAAGCTTCTGTTATACTATTCCCTTTTTTTTACCCATTTATTTTCCTTAGCTCAATCCTTCGGTATTATAGGTGCCTCAGGAAACATAAGAATTTAAACCCGGAAACTGTTAAAAGAATTTACAGTGAACAACTAAAGCTGAATATACATCCTGCTAACCTTTTAAATCATCATACCTTCATGATCTTTAAAAAGGAAAATGAATTGAAAGACCTGGATTTCCGGCAGGAGAGCCTGGTTAAGCCTTTCGGTGAGATCATGTAG